Proteins from a genomic interval of Diprion similis isolate iyDipSimi1 chromosome 10, iyDipSimi1.1, whole genome shotgun sequence:
- the LOC124411771 gene encoding syntaxin-binding protein 5 isoform X4 produces MKKFTFKGVLDGFRSTVSQQVKPEQEIIETLRPDHFNVKKTFRHGFPFQPTAIAFDPIQRLLAIGTKTGSLRILGRPGVDVHVKHDGDSAVLQMQFLINEGALVSATADDTLHLWNFRQKIPQVVQSLKFQRERITFIHLPLQSKWLYVGTERGNIHVLHIETFVLSGYVINWNKAIEVSRKTHPGAVIHLSDNPLDLSKMLIGYESGQIVLWDLRLKSPDYRCQTTEPLKSISWHHDGKQFMCSHTDGSLSTWALRQLKPINVTHPHAKTTKDGLPEACKPIQKVEWKISRSGEAYVIFSGGLAYDTTGRTPSITVIQGKTTTVLEMEHNVVDFVTLCESPWTSDFQDPYAVVVLLHNDLVVIDLHSAGFPCFENPYPMDIHESPVTCCAYFADCPSDLIPAFYSVGSKTQKRTGFSESDWPISGGEWSPTSSSYNEIVLTGHADGSIKFWDASAGTLQVLYKLKTGKVFEKAKARSSDSDEDPLAVQLIFLCPESRKLAIVGSSRYVILFQFKKTEDQSEIVTLEIPSAHDVPAETECSPDYEYPPRGSLATEGGEEPQNPSFEYSFPLKVKTGPQRRAPGFQPTMVCLSPWINGEQPGNINALSLNSSYGLMAYGTETGLVIVDIIQKALLLIVTTQDLYASMDSSQRSLRSPKRYDERRDNEDKARSPSVDQINGVGVSSSASGKAMQGTGGGAAGGSGLPSRRPPAPDPVCRSRSQDKLDSSFTQSRSSSMSSLENITETINCLVFADSYTKKNEANAFPTLWIGTSQGSVLTVVFSAPSCGEQRHAQPIHVVTYSGSMFKLKGSMLTISFLDCNGALIPYSYESWREEHSDSKDRNKTPTKSTSTGISPTLNVQVSGEGFGDRQFVVLTSEKQARVVALPSQTCMYKQQLADTDFVIKAEITSLKDSVCLVCYVSSGHIATYSLPSLRLLIDVDFLPLVDLSFQTTKRGIEDPMLSIWGQQLFVNEDTDLIARTFCFSNKGHGLYLTSPTEIQKFTVCNEFWADLTEMMGEIFICQEMPEPPKESFLRGLFGGGSRSLDREELFGESSGRASRTVAKHIPGPCTNNNGLREKANSAMGDVSHAHQMVVERGDKLSQLEDRTARMMSEAETFSQSAHGIMLKYKDKKWYQL; encoded by the exons atgaaaaaattcactttcaaAGGTGTTCTTGACGGGTTTCGTTCAACGGTTAGTCAACAGGTGAAACCAGAGCAAGAAATCATCGAGACACTCCGCCCCGATCATTTCAACGTAAAAAAG ACCTTCCGGCACGGATTTCCGTTCCAGCCGACCGCCATAGCGTTTGATCCTATTCAGCGATTGTTGGCGATTGGTACGAAGACAGGCTCTCTACGAAT TTTGGGAAGACCTGGCGTTGACGTACACGTTAAACATGATGGGGATTCCGCTGTTCTTCAAATGCAATTTCTCATCAACGAAGGTGCTCTTGTTTCGGCCACTGCCGACGATACCTTACATCTGTGGAACTTTCGCCAAAAAATACCACAGGTTGTCCAAAGTCTTAAATTCCAGCGGGAAAG AATAACGTTTATACACCTACCACTGCAAAGTAAATGGCTGTACGTTGGTACAGAACGAGGAAATATCCATGTGCTTCACATCGAGACATTTGTTTTGTCCGGTTATGTTATCAATTGGAATAAAGCTATCGAAGT ATCGAGGAAGACCCATCCAGGTGCTGTAATTCATCTCAGTGACAATCCACTGGATCTCAGTAAG ATGCTCATAGGCTACGAGTCTGGGCAAATAGTGTTGTGGGATTTGCGGCTTAAGAGTCCAGATTATCGATGCCAAACAACGGAGCctttaaaatcaatatcgTGGCACCACGATGGCAAGCAATTTATGTGCAGCCACACTGATGGCTCCCTCTCGACTTGGGCATTGCGCCAGTTGAAACCGATAAACGTAACGCACCCCCATG CTAAAACTACCAAAGATGGGCTTCCTGAAGCTTGTAAACCGATACAGAAAGTGGAATGGAAGATATCAAGATCTGG GGAAGCTTACGTTATATTCTCCGGAGGACTAGCGTACGACACAACAGGTCGAACGCCGAGTATTACTGTCATTCAAGGCAAGACCACGACGGTATTAGAAATGGAACATAATGTCGTGGATTTCGTAACATTGTGCGAAAGTCCTTGGACCAGCG ATTTTCAGGATCCTTACGCAGTCGTCGTTCTCCTCCACAATGATCTAGTCGTAATAGATCTCCATTCGGCCGGATTCCCATGCTTTGAGAATCCTTATCCGATGGATATCCATGAATCTCCAGTAACCTGTTGCGCCTACTTTGCCGACTGCCCTTCAGACCTCATTCCAGCGTTTTATTCCGTCGGCTCTAAAACCCAAAAGCGCACCGGGTTCAGCGAGAGCGATTGGCCAATATCGGGAGGAGAATGGAGCCCGACTTCGAGCAGTTATAACGAGATTGTTTTGACCGG GCATGCAGACGGTAGTATAAAATTTTGGGATGCTTCCGCTGGCACGCTTCAAGTTCTCTACAAATTGAAGACGGGAAAGGTCTTTGAAAAAGCAAAAGCTCGGAGCTCAGATTCTGATGAAGATCCTCTCGCTGTACAGCTGATATTTCTCTGTCCGGAAAGCCGCAAATTAGCGATCGTCGGATCGAGCCGATACGTTATCTTGTTTCAGTTCAAGAAAACCGAAGATCAGTCCGAAATTGTT ACTTTGGAGATTCCCAGTGCTCACGACGTACCTGCGGAAACGGAATGTTCTCCGGATTACGAATATCCGCCGAGAGGCAGTCTGGCTACCGAAGGCGGGGAAGAACCGCAAAATCCATCGTTTGAATACAGTTTTCCACTAAAAGTAAAGACCGGACCGCAGAGAAGAGCTCCTGGATTTCAACCGACCATGGTGTGTCTTTCTCCATGGATTAATGGAGAACAGCCTGGAAATATCAACGCTTTGAGTCTCAACTCTTCGTACGGCTT AATGGCCTATGGTACAGAAACTGGTTTAGTTATCGTGGACATAATACAAAAAGCTCTGCTTTTAATCGTCACGACGCAGGATTTGTACGCAAGCATGGATTCCTCTCAGCGTTCGTTGAGGAGTCCCAAACGATACGACGAGCGGCGTGACAACGAGGACAAAGCCCGAAGTCCCAGTGTTGACCAG ATAAACGGGGTGGGCGTATCCTCATCTGCATCTGGGAAAGCCATGCAGGGAACGGGGGGTGGCGCAGCCGGTGGCAGCGGGTTGCCGTCTCGCAGACCTCCGGCTCCGGATCCGGTATGCCGGTCTCGCTCCCAAG ATAAACTGGACAGTTCCTTCACTCAATCACGAAGTTCGAGCATGTCGTCGTTGGAAAATATAACGGAAACTATAAATTGCCTGGTATTCGCAGATTCCTACACAAAGAAGAATG AAGCCAACGCCTTTCCTACCTTGTGGATTGGCACTTCCCAGGGCTCCGTACTTACAGTTGTGTTCAGCGCCCCGAGCTGCGGCGAACAGAGACACGCACAGCCGATACACGTTGTCACCTACA GTGGTTCGATGTTCAAACTGAAAGGCTCCATGCTCACCATATCATTTCTCGATTGCAACGGCGCCCTGATTCCCTACTCTTACGAATCGTGGAGAGAAGAACACTCGGACAGCAAGGATCGTAACA AAACTCCAACAAAATCCACAAGTACCGGTATATCTCCAACTTTAAATGTTCAAGTATCGGGTGAGGGATTTGGTGATAGACAATTCGTTGTATTAACATCAGAAAAGCAAGCCAGAGTCGTCGCTCTTCCGTCACAGACCTGTATGTACAAACAGCAGCTCGCTGACACAGATTTTGTAATAAAGGCTGAAATAACTTCCTTAAAAG ATAGCGTATGTTTAGTGTGCTACGTTTCTAGCGGACACATTGCGACTTATAGCCTGCCGAGTCTAAGGTTACTAATAGACGTTGACTTTCTGCCGTTGGTAGATCTCAG TTTTCAGACTACAAAACGTGGCATTGAAGATCCCATGTTGTCGATATGGGGACAACAGCTATTTGTCAATGAGGATACCGATCT AATCGCCAGAACGTTTTGCTTTAGCAACAAAGGCCACGGTTTGTACCTCACGTCACCCACAGAGATACAAAAGTTTACAGTCTGTAACGAGTTTTG ggCTGACTTGACGGAAATGATGGGAGAGATATTCATATGTCAAGAGATGCCGGAACCACCGAAAGAGAGCTTTTTACGAGGCTTGTTTGGCGGTGGTTCGAGAAGCCTGGACAGAGAAGAACTtt tcggAGAATCGAGTGGCAGAGCTTCTCGCACGGTGGCTAAGCATATCCCGGGACCATGTACCAACAACAATGGTCTTAGAGAGAAGGCAAACAGTGCGATGGGGGATGTCAGTCACGCGCATCAGATGGTCGTCGAGCGAGGTGACAAGCTGTCGCAACTTGAGGACAGAACAGCACGCATGATGTCCGAGGCTGAGACATTCTCCCAGTCGGCGCACGGTATAATGCTTAAATATAAAGACAAAAAGTGGTATCAGCTATGA
- the LOC124411771 gene encoding syntaxin-binding protein 5 isoform X1, translated as MKKFTFKGVLDGFRSTVSQQVKPEQEIIETLRPDHFNVKKTFRHGFPFQPTAIAFDPIQRLLAIGTKTGSLRILGRPGVDVHVKHDGDSAVLQMQFLINEGALVSATADDTLHLWNFRQKIPQVVQSLKFQRERITFIHLPLQSKWLYVGTERGNIHVLHIETFVLSGYVINWNKAIEVSRKTHPGAVIHLSDNPLDLSKMLIGYESGQIVLWDLRLKSPDYRCQTTEPLKSISWHHDGKQFMCSHTDGSLSTWALRQLKPINVTHPHAKTTKDGLPEACKPIQKVEWKISRSGEAYVIFSGGLAYDTTGRTPSITVIQGKTTTVLEMEHNVVDFVTLCESPWTSDFQDPYAVVVLLHNDLVVIDLHSAGFPCFENPYPMDIHESPVTCCAYFADCPSDLIPAFYSVGSKTQKRTGFSESDWPISGGEWSPTSSSYNEIVLTGHADGSIKFWDASAGTLQVLYKLKTGKVFEKAKARSSDSDEDPLAVQLIFLCPESRKLAIVGSSRYVILFQFKKTEDQSEIVTLEIPSAHDVPAETECSPDYEYPPRGSLATEGGEEPQNPSFEYSFPLKVKTGPQRRAPGFQPTMVCLSPWINGEQPGNINALSLNSSYGLMAYGTETGLVIVDIIQKALLLIVTTQDLYASMDSSQRSLRSPKRYDERRDNEDKARSPSVDQIHYVQSDPVVGSESVVASADASSNISAVGKSCSSSSSSRGTGVDSVSDNDAEDQSGSDQGAASGDAQGVSGRKKNSWKGFNLKRQLSKVDLKLKTTFTGASQCSASSQAPQPHTIYQKRPSVGVCQAGSEAGGTASPPTEVETVSVFASCPPRHEVFEEIPESGEPAEGAGNEGESAACATSPADGNSAGREGNLAVSTAQEALERPDELPLFDNEGKPIRPRRDLSKKSWPHRRENRLLSVPHSKYQRNDGTHSDMKSREDGGPSFAGNLMRRFSRSDKLDSSFTQSRSSSMSSLENITETINCLVFADSYTKKNEANAFPTLWIGTSQGSVLTVVFSAPSCGEQRHAQPIHVVTYSGSMFKLKGSMLTISFLDCNGALIPYSYESWREEHSDSKDRNKTPTKSTSTGISPTLNVQVSGEGFGDRQFVVLTSEKQARVVALPSQTCMYKQQLADTDFVIKAEITSLKDSVCLVCYVSSGHIATYSLPSLRLLIDVDFLPLVDLSFQTTKRGIEDPMLSIWGQQLFVNEDTDLIARTFCFSNKGHGLYLTSPTEIQKFTVCNEFWADLTEMMGEIFICQEMPEPPKESFLRGLFGGGSRSLDREELFGESSGRASRTVAKHIPGPCTNNNGLREKANSAMGDVSHAHQMVVERGDKLSQLEDRTARMMSEAETFSQSAHGIMLKYKDKKWYQL; from the exons atgaaaaaattcactttcaaAGGTGTTCTTGACGGGTTTCGTTCAACGGTTAGTCAACAGGTGAAACCAGAGCAAGAAATCATCGAGACACTCCGCCCCGATCATTTCAACGTAAAAAAG ACCTTCCGGCACGGATTTCCGTTCCAGCCGACCGCCATAGCGTTTGATCCTATTCAGCGATTGTTGGCGATTGGTACGAAGACAGGCTCTCTACGAAT TTTGGGAAGACCTGGCGTTGACGTACACGTTAAACATGATGGGGATTCCGCTGTTCTTCAAATGCAATTTCTCATCAACGAAGGTGCTCTTGTTTCGGCCACTGCCGACGATACCTTACATCTGTGGAACTTTCGCCAAAAAATACCACAGGTTGTCCAAAGTCTTAAATTCCAGCGGGAAAG AATAACGTTTATACACCTACCACTGCAAAGTAAATGGCTGTACGTTGGTACAGAACGAGGAAATATCCATGTGCTTCACATCGAGACATTTGTTTTGTCCGGTTATGTTATCAATTGGAATAAAGCTATCGAAGT ATCGAGGAAGACCCATCCAGGTGCTGTAATTCATCTCAGTGACAATCCACTGGATCTCAGTAAG ATGCTCATAGGCTACGAGTCTGGGCAAATAGTGTTGTGGGATTTGCGGCTTAAGAGTCCAGATTATCGATGCCAAACAACGGAGCctttaaaatcaatatcgTGGCACCACGATGGCAAGCAATTTATGTGCAGCCACACTGATGGCTCCCTCTCGACTTGGGCATTGCGCCAGTTGAAACCGATAAACGTAACGCACCCCCATG CTAAAACTACCAAAGATGGGCTTCCTGAAGCTTGTAAACCGATACAGAAAGTGGAATGGAAGATATCAAGATCTGG GGAAGCTTACGTTATATTCTCCGGAGGACTAGCGTACGACACAACAGGTCGAACGCCGAGTATTACTGTCATTCAAGGCAAGACCACGACGGTATTAGAAATGGAACATAATGTCGTGGATTTCGTAACATTGTGCGAAAGTCCTTGGACCAGCG ATTTTCAGGATCCTTACGCAGTCGTCGTTCTCCTCCACAATGATCTAGTCGTAATAGATCTCCATTCGGCCGGATTCCCATGCTTTGAGAATCCTTATCCGATGGATATCCATGAATCTCCAGTAACCTGTTGCGCCTACTTTGCCGACTGCCCTTCAGACCTCATTCCAGCGTTTTATTCCGTCGGCTCTAAAACCCAAAAGCGCACCGGGTTCAGCGAGAGCGATTGGCCAATATCGGGAGGAGAATGGAGCCCGACTTCGAGCAGTTATAACGAGATTGTTTTGACCGG GCATGCAGACGGTAGTATAAAATTTTGGGATGCTTCCGCTGGCACGCTTCAAGTTCTCTACAAATTGAAGACGGGAAAGGTCTTTGAAAAAGCAAAAGCTCGGAGCTCAGATTCTGATGAAGATCCTCTCGCTGTACAGCTGATATTTCTCTGTCCGGAAAGCCGCAAATTAGCGATCGTCGGATCGAGCCGATACGTTATCTTGTTTCAGTTCAAGAAAACCGAAGATCAGTCCGAAATTGTT ACTTTGGAGATTCCCAGTGCTCACGACGTACCTGCGGAAACGGAATGTTCTCCGGATTACGAATATCCGCCGAGAGGCAGTCTGGCTACCGAAGGCGGGGAAGAACCGCAAAATCCATCGTTTGAATACAGTTTTCCACTAAAAGTAAAGACCGGACCGCAGAGAAGAGCTCCTGGATTTCAACCGACCATGGTGTGTCTTTCTCCATGGATTAATGGAGAACAGCCTGGAAATATCAACGCTTTGAGTCTCAACTCTTCGTACGGCTT AATGGCCTATGGTACAGAAACTGGTTTAGTTATCGTGGACATAATACAAAAAGCTCTGCTTTTAATCGTCACGACGCAGGATTTGTACGCAAGCATGGATTCCTCTCAGCGTTCGTTGAGGAGTCCCAAACGATACGACGAGCGGCGTGACAACGAGGACAAAGCCCGAAGTCCCAGTGTTGACCAG ATTCACTACGTTCAAAGCGACCCAGTTGTTGGCTCGGAGTCCGTCGTAGCATCCGCAGATGCCTCGTCGAATATCTCCGCAGTCGGGAAGTCCTGCTCCTCGTCATCGTCGAGTCGTGGAACAGGGGTGGATTCCGTCAGCGACAACGACGCCGAAGATCAATCTGGAAGCGATCAGGGAGCGGCGTCTGGGGACGCGCAAGGCGTGTCGGGAAGGAAAAAGAATTCTTGGAAAGGTTTTAACCTTAAAAGACAGCTGAGCAAAGTTGACCTCAAGCTTAAAACTACCTTTACAGGGGCCTCGCAGTGCTCTGCGAGTTCTCAAGCGCCCCAACCTCATACTATTTACCAAAAACGCCCATCCGTGGGAGTTTGCCAAGCCGGAAGCGAGGCAGGCGGCACAGCATCGCCACCGACTGAGGTCGAGACGGTATCCGTATTTGCGTCTTGTCCTCCACGTCACGAGGTCTTCGAAGAGATACCAGAGAGTGGAGAACCTGCGGAAGGTGCGGGTAACGAGGGTGAAAGTGCTGCTTGTGCAACTTCACCGGCTGATGGAAATTCTGCGGGGCGAGAGGGTAACTTGGCCGTATCGACAGCACAAGAAGCCCTCGAGAGACCCGACGAACTTCCCCTCTTTGATAACGAGGGTAAACCGATACGACCTAGACGTGACTTGTCGAAGAAATCGTGGCCGCACAGAAGAGAGAACAGACTTTTGTCGGTACCGCATTCAAAATATCAGAGGAATGACGGGACTCATTCAGATATGAAATCTAGGGAAGACGGGGGACCCTCGTTCGCTGGGAATTTGATGAGAAGATTCA GCCGGTCAGATAAACTGGACAGTTCCTTCACTCAATCACGAAGTTCGAGCATGTCGTCGTTGGAAAATATAACGGAAACTATAAATTGCCTGGTATTCGCAGATTCCTACACAAAGAAGAATG AAGCCAACGCCTTTCCTACCTTGTGGATTGGCACTTCCCAGGGCTCCGTACTTACAGTTGTGTTCAGCGCCCCGAGCTGCGGCGAACAGAGACACGCACAGCCGATACACGTTGTCACCTACA GTGGTTCGATGTTCAAACTGAAAGGCTCCATGCTCACCATATCATTTCTCGATTGCAACGGCGCCCTGATTCCCTACTCTTACGAATCGTGGAGAGAAGAACACTCGGACAGCAAGGATCGTAACA AAACTCCAACAAAATCCACAAGTACCGGTATATCTCCAACTTTAAATGTTCAAGTATCGGGTGAGGGATTTGGTGATAGACAATTCGTTGTATTAACATCAGAAAAGCAAGCCAGAGTCGTCGCTCTTCCGTCACAGACCTGTATGTACAAACAGCAGCTCGCTGACACAGATTTTGTAATAAAGGCTGAAATAACTTCCTTAAAAG ATAGCGTATGTTTAGTGTGCTACGTTTCTAGCGGACACATTGCGACTTATAGCCTGCCGAGTCTAAGGTTACTAATAGACGTTGACTTTCTGCCGTTGGTAGATCTCAG TTTTCAGACTACAAAACGTGGCATTGAAGATCCCATGTTGTCGATATGGGGACAACAGCTATTTGTCAATGAGGATACCGATCT AATCGCCAGAACGTTTTGCTTTAGCAACAAAGGCCACGGTTTGTACCTCACGTCACCCACAGAGATACAAAAGTTTACAGTCTGTAACGAGTTTTG ggCTGACTTGACGGAAATGATGGGAGAGATATTCATATGTCAAGAGATGCCGGAACCACCGAAAGAGAGCTTTTTACGAGGCTTGTTTGGCGGTGGTTCGAGAAGCCTGGACAGAGAAGAACTtt tcggAGAATCGAGTGGCAGAGCTTCTCGCACGGTGGCTAAGCATATCCCGGGACCATGTACCAACAACAATGGTCTTAGAGAGAAGGCAAACAGTGCGATGGGGGATGTCAGTCACGCGCATCAGATGGTCGTCGAGCGAGGTGACAAGCTGTCGCAACTTGAGGACAGAACAGCACGCATGATGTCCGAGGCTGAGACATTCTCCCAGTCGGCGCACGGTATAATGCTTAAATATAAAGACAAAAAGTGGTATCAGCTATGA